GGAATTCTGGAGTAAAATATTTTTTCAGCATCAGATTTTCTGTTAAGTTATAGTCAAGAACCAATCCGTCTTTGTGACGGTCTTCAGGGATATGGCTCATTCCTGCATTATTTCTGCTCCTGACACTGTATTTCGTAATGTCCTGGCCATTTAGCAGGATTTGACCGCTCTCGATGGGCATCAAACCCGTCAGCGCATAAACAAGCTCTGACTGTCCGTTTCCATCAATCCCAGCGATGCAAACAATTTCACCCTTCCTGACAGCAAAGGAAACGTTATTGACCGCTTTTTTCGTACCATGTTTTGCACCTACAATCAAATTGAGGACTGTGAATACTTCTGATTCCGGCTTTGATACGCTTTTTTCCACAGCAAAACTGATCTTGCGGCCTACCATCATTTCAGACATTTCTTCTTTGGTGGTTTCTGCAACATCTATGGTGCCGATATATTTCCCTTTTCTCAGAACCGTGCAGCGATCAGCTACTGCTTTTATCTCATTTAATTTATGCGTTATAAAGAGAATTGACTTTCCCTCATCCGTAAGGTTTTTCATGATCTTCATCAATTCATCAATTTCTTGAGGCGTCAGGACAGCAGTAGGTTCATCAAAGATTAGAATCTCGTTATCCCGGTACAGCATTTTCAGAATCTCTACTCGCTGCTGCATACCAACAGTAATGTCCTCAATAATCGCATCAGGATCAACCATGAGTCCATAACGGTCAGATAGATCAATGACCTTCTTTCTTGCCTCGTCCATCTTTAAAAAACCATGCTTTGTTGTCTCTACACCCAAAATGATATTTTGTAGTACCGTAAAATTATGAACAAGCTTAAAATGCTGGTGAACCATACCAATGCCAAGTGCATTCGCATCATTTGGATTGTGAATTTTAACTTCCTTGCCTTCCTTTTTGATCACACCTTTTTCCGGCTGGTAAAGACCAAAGAGAACACTCATAAGAGTGGATTTTCCTGCTCCGTTTTCACCCAGCAATGCATGAATTTCACCCTTTTTTAATTGGAGGGTGATATCGTCATTTGCAATAATACCGGGGAATTCCTTGGTGATATGTAACATTTCAATGATGTAATCCATATCTTCTCTCCTTGTTTAATTTGCATTTCTACCTTGCGGCAACGTCACTGCGTCACTACGTGACTCCGACTCGCTCGCTCCCTGCTGTCCGTTTTGCCATCCAAGCAAGCTTGGGGCAAAAAGGCAACGTCACTGCGTGACTCCGACTCGCTCGCTCCCTGCTGTCCGTTTTGCCATCCAAGCAAGCTTGGGGCAAAAAGGCAACGTCACTGCGTGACTCCGACTCGCTCGCTCTCTGCTGTCCGTTTTGCCATCCAAGCAAGCTTGGGGCAAAAAGGCAACGTCACTGCGTGACTCCGACTCGCTCGCTCCCTGCTGTCCGTTTTGCCATCCAAGCAAGCTTGGGGCAAAAAGGCAACGTCACTGCGTGACTCCGACTCGCTCGCTCCCTGCTGTCCGTTTTGCCATCCAAGCAAGCTTGGGGCAAAAAGGCAACGTCACTACGTGACTCCGACTCGCTCGCTCCCTGCCGTCCGTTTTGCCATCCAAGCAAGCTTGGGGCAAAAAGGCAACGTCACTACGTGACTCCGACTCGCTCGCTCCCTGCTGTCCGTTTTGCCATCCAAGCAAGCTTGGGGCAAAAAGGCAACGTCACAGAATTTTAATGTATGGAACTATTATATCCGATTCCGCACAAAAAATAAACGACTAATATTCCGCTCCACTAGATCAAAAAGCAGGTGATTAAAATCACCTGCTTTATTGTTTCTTCAGTGAACTGTAGAATTATTCAACAACAGTTACCTTTACGATCTTAGTTCCGAGCTCTGTAGCTGCTTCAACATCGGTATCCTTCTTCAATGTGATTTCGTTGGCAGCCAGTTTTGCGTAAACTGCATCATAATCTGCCTGTGAGAAGGTATTGAATTTGGATGTTTCCATTGGAAGCTGTACGCCGTCCATGTCAGCTGCATATACGAGTGATTCTCCACCTGGGAACTTTCCATCATAGTATTCGCCAAGAAGTGACTGAACTGCAGGAGCCAGACCCTTCATAGCAGAAGTGATAACGGTATCGGATTCAGAGCTCTGGTCAACGTCTACGCCGATCACCTTAGCGCCTGCTGCTTCAGCAGCGGACATAACGGAGTTTCCTACAGAACCGCCGCAGCCGAAGATGACTTCAGTTCCTTCTGCATACCAGGAAGCAGCAAGAGTCTGAGCTTCTGGAGATGCATCAAAGTTTCCAGTATAGTGGTATTTCATATCAATATTAGCAATTCCCATTTCTGCCGCAGCAGCCTCAGCGCCTTGAACAAAGCCGTATCCGAAACGAACTACCGCCGGAACTGCCATTCCACCCATGAATCCAAGCTTTGTATAGCCGTCTTTTACAGCCGCATATCCTGCAAGGTATCCGGACTGTTCTTCAGCAAAAACAACACCTACAGCATTGTCATTGGTTCTGAATTCTGTATAGTCGGCATTATGAGGATTTCCATCAATCAGAATGAACGTAACATCTTCATATAAATCCTGCGCTAAGTAGATAGGTTCTTCGAACAGGAATCCAGGAGTAACGATTACCTTGGCACCGCCTTCAACAGCAAGCTGAATCGCTGCAAGATAAGCATCTGTGCTCTGTTCTGTGGGCTTGTAGTACTTATGCGTGATTCCTTTATCCTTTGCGTAAGCAACAACACCTTCCCAAGTA
This genomic window from Clostridiales bacterium contains:
- a CDS encoding ABC transporter ATP-binding protein, whose protein sequence is MDYIIEMLHITKEFPGIIANDDITLQLKKGEIHALLGENGAGKSTLMSVLFGLYQPEKGVIKKEGKEVKIHNPNDANALGIGMVHQHFKLVHNFTVLQNIILGVETTKHGFLKMDEARKKVIDLSDRYGLMVDPDAIIEDITVGMQQRVEILKMLYRDNEILIFDEPTAVLTPQEIDELMKIMKNLTDEGKSILFITHKLNEIKAVADRCTVLRKGKYIGTIDVAETTKEEMSEMMVGRKISFAVEKSVSKPESEVFTVLNLIVGAKHGTKKAVNNVSFAVRKGEIVCIAGIDGNGQSELVYALTGLMPIESGQILLNGQDITKYSVRSRNNAGMSHIPEDRHKDGLVLDYNLTENLMLKKYFTPEFQKKGFIQFDVAETYAEKLIGEFDIRSGQGTKTAVRSMSGGNQQKAIVAREIDLDPEILIAVQPTRGLDVGAIEYIHKQLVAQRDEGKAVLLVSLELDEVMNVSDRILVIYEGEIVGDLNPADITVQELGLYMAGSKRSEVTV
- a CDS encoding BMP family ABC transporter substrate-binding protein; the protein is MLKRVLALMLAFILVFGLVACGGGGDKETTPPAKETYEIAMITDIGSIDDKSFNQGTWEGVVAYAKDKGITHKYYKPTEQSTDAYLAAIQLAVEGGAKVIVTPGFLFEEPIYLAQDLYEDVTFILIDGNPHNADYTEFRTNDNAVGVVFAEEQSGYLAGYAAVKDGYTKLGFMGGMAVPAVVRFGYGFVQGAEAAAAEMGIANIDMKYHYTGNFDASPEAQTLAASWYAEGTEVIFGCGGSVGNSVMSAAEAAGAKVIGVDVDQSSESDTVITSAMKGLAPAVQSLLGEYYDGKFPGGESLVYAADMDGVQLPMETSKFNTFSQADYDAVYAKLAANEITLKKDTDVEAATELGTKIVKVTVVE